The following are encoded together in the Macadamia integrifolia cultivar HAES 741 chromosome 10, SCU_Mint_v3, whole genome shotgun sequence genome:
- the LOC122091618 gene encoding uncharacterized protein LOC122091618, whose product MKGTPKDSEKLVWDQMRSNSGNPIGVSSSPSRYLSKLMVWLIVFISLTYIVYTLKLVSTSCNCNEDSLGPLHLRSTSSRVSNIRVSSAEAIQNRTLQYIRQIENPKISQKIGLQDIVFGIAASARLWEQRKNYIKLWWRPDEMRGIVWLDKSVKTQRDEALPPLKISGDTSQFAYKNRQGHRSAIRISRIVSETVRLGMKDVKWFVMGDDDTVFIPENLVRVLSKYDHTQFYYIGSLSESHLQNIYFSYGMAYGGGGFAISYPLAKALERMQDKCIQRYPGLYGSDDRMQACMAELGVPLTKELGFHQYDVYGNLFGLLAAHPVAPLVSVHHLDVVEPIFPNVTRVGALQRLMEPMKLDSAGLMQQSICYDKEKTWTVSVSWGFAVQIFRGVFSPREMEMPSRTFLNWYRRADYTAYAFNTRPVSRNPCQKPFVFYLNKSRFDHDTQRTVTEYVRHRVPHPACKWKMADPSVVDRIVVYKRPDPHLWDKSPRRNCCRILASESSRGRISIHVGVCKTDEISQM is encoded by the exons ATGAAAGGAACACCTAAGGATTCAGAGAAGCTAGTCTGGGATCAGATGAGGAGCAACTCTGGTAACCCCATTGGCGTTTCCTCCAGTCCATCTCGATATCTCTCGAAGCTCATGGTCTGGCTTATCGTTTTCATCTCTCTTACCTACATCGTTTACACCTTAAAACTCGTCTCTACTTCATGCAACTGTAATGAAGATTCTTTGGGTCCTCTCCACCTTCGGTCCACTTCATCTCGAGTGTCCAACATTAGAGTTTCCTCTGCAGAGGCGATTCAGAATAGGACGCTTCAATACATACGCCAGATCGAAAACCCCAAAATCTCCCAAAAAATAGGGCTCCAGGACATTGTCTTTGGCATTGCAGCTTCGGCGAGGCTGTGGGAACAGAGGAAGAACTACATCAAGCTCTGGTGGAGACCCGACGAAATGAGGGGGATTGTGTGGTTGGATAAATCTGTAAAGACCCAGCGGGACGAAGCTCTCCCACCTTTGAAGATCTCCGGTGACACGTCGCAGTTTGCTTACAAAAATCGACAGGGACACCGCTCTGCGATTAGGATCTCGCGGATCGTGTCGGAGACGGTGAGATTGGGAATGAAGGACGTGAAGTGGTTCGTGATGGGAGATGATGACACAGTGTTCATCCCGGAGAACCTGGTTAGGGTTTTATCAAAATACGACCACACTCAATTTTATTACATTGGAAGCTTATCAGAAAGCCATCTGCAGAATATTTACTTCTCGTACGGCATGGCTTACGGCGGTGGAGGGTTTGCCATTAGTTATCCATTAGCGAAGGCTCTGGAGAGAATGCAAGACAAATGTATCCAAAGGTACCCAGGATTATATGGTTCCGATGACCGGATGCAAGCTTGCATGGCCGAGCTCGGCGTTCCCCTGACCAAGGAGCTTGGATTCCATCAG TACGACGTGTATGGGAACCTGTTCGGGTTGTTGGCAGCTCATCCGGTGGCGCCGCTGGTGTCGGTGCACCATCTGGATGTGGTGGAACCCATATTCCCGAACGTGACACGAGTGGGGGCGTTGCAGCGGCTGATGGAGCCCATGAAGCTGGATTCGGCTGGGCTGATGCAACAGTCGATATGCTACGACAAAGAGAAGACGTGGACGGTGTCGGTGTCGTGGGGTTTCGCTGTCCAGATATTCAGGGGAGTTTTCTCGCCCCGGGAGATGGAGATGCCGTCTAGGACATTTCTTAACTGGTACCGAAGGGCTGACTACACTGCTTACGCCTTCAATACCCGACCCGTTAGCCGCAACCCATGCCAGAAGCCCTTCGTCTTCTACCTCAACAAGTCTAGGTTTGATCACGACACGCAGCGGACGGTGACGGAGTATGTGCGGCATCGGGTCCCTCACCCAGCCTGCAAGTGGAAGATGGCTGATCCTTCTGTCGTTGACAGAATTGTGGTTTATAAGAGACCCGACCCGCATCTCTGGGATAAG TCTCCGAGAAGAAACTGTTGCAGGATATTGGCTTCGGAGAGTAGCAGAGGGAGAATTTCGATTCATGTGGGGGTATGTAAGACTGATGAGATTAGTCAAATGTAA